Proteins encoded within one genomic window of Citricoccus muralis:
- a CDS encoding J domain-containing protein, which translates to MADAGEHDGRTPYQVLGVPSDATESELRSAWRRAVRRTHPDYGGDVDEFHQVTVAWDAIGSPEARADYDRRARRNGSSDTVNIAASSAAHSTPASSSARSTPRRPATVRYAPPLSVGPLTIGEIIVDAEIAHRQVHGTAPTSGLFQGRRAARLQRATVELLRAQVAPALPATRILQGLRIRHGAFSTVRIDTLALCGDRIAVIADVEAPADAYRWTGPELRSARRRIALPDLGERISAVQRLLPDVHVGGFVVVSSRDGNPHAPLVEPDLSAFQNTVLTEAPGNPVASARAVKLFFGTGSASDTVDRQRLGLLLGTLD; encoded by the coding sequence GTGGCAGATGCAGGCGAACACGACGGACGCACCCCGTATCAGGTGCTCGGCGTGCCCTCCGACGCCACTGAATCCGAATTGCGCTCCGCCTGGCGCCGCGCGGTACGCCGCACCCACCCCGACTACGGCGGCGACGTCGACGAATTTCATCAGGTCACCGTCGCCTGGGACGCCATCGGCTCCCCCGAGGCCCGCGCCGACTATGACCGTCGCGCCCGCCGCAACGGCTCCTCCGACACCGTCAACATCGCTGCCTCGTCCGCAGCCCACAGCACCCCAGCTTCTTCATCCGCCCGATCCACCCCGCGTCGCCCCGCCACCGTCCGTTACGCTCCCCCGCTCAGCGTCGGCCCCCTCACCATCGGTGAGATCATCGTCGACGCCGAAATCGCCCACCGCCAGGTCCACGGCACCGCCCCAACCTCCGGGCTCTTCCAAGGCCGCCGCGCCGCCCGCCTGCAACGCGCCACCGTAGAACTGCTCCGCGCTCAGGTCGCCCCGGCCCTGCCCGCCACCCGGATACTGCAGGGGCTGCGCATCCGCCACGGTGCGTTCTCCACGGTCCGTATCGACACCCTGGCGCTGTGCGGCGACCGCATCGCCGTGATCGCCGACGTCGAGGCCCCCGCCGACGCCTACCGCTGGACCGGTCCCGAGCTGCGCTCCGCCCGCCGCCGCATCGCCCTGCCTGACCTCGGCGAGCGCATCAGCGCGGTACAACGCCTTCTGCCCGACGTGCACGTCGGCGGTTTCGTCGTGGTCAGTTCCCGGGACGGCAACCCGCATGCGCCCTTGGTCGAACCAGACCTCAGCGCCTTCCAGAACACTGTGCTCACCGAGGCGCCCGGCAACCCGGTCGCCTCCGCCCGCGCCGTGAAACTGTTCTTCGGCACCGGCTCCGCCTCCGACACCGTCGACCGCCAACGCCTGGGTCTCCTCCTCGGCACCCTTGACTGA
- a CDS encoding tRNA (cytidine(34)-2'-O)-methyltransferase, which translates to MRILFHTPEIPGNTGNAIRLAAITGAELHLVEPLGFNFDDSHLRRAGLDYHDLAVVTVHPDLQTAWAALSPSRVFAFTSQGSVLYTEVAYQPGDVLMFGRESTGLDDDVLDDPHVTAQVRLPMQPGRRSLNLANAASIAVFEAWRQHGFTGDGGA; encoded by the coding sequence CTGCGCATCCTCTTCCATACCCCGGAGATCCCCGGCAATACCGGCAACGCCATCCGCCTGGCCGCCATCACCGGCGCGGAATTGCACCTGGTCGAACCGCTCGGCTTCAACTTTGACGACTCCCACCTGCGCCGGGCCGGCCTGGACTATCACGACCTCGCCGTGGTCACTGTTCACCCGGATCTTCAGACTGCCTGGGCGGCACTCTCGCCCTCGCGGGTTTTCGCCTTCACCTCCCAGGGCTCCGTGCTCTACACCGAGGTCGCCTACCAGCCCGGCGACGTGTTGATGTTCGGCCGAGAATCCACGGGACTCGACGATGACGTGCTCGACGACCCCCACGTCACGGCCCAAGTCCGTCTGCCGATGCAGCCGGGACGCCGTTCACTGAATCTGGCCAATGCCGCCTCCATTGCCGTGTTCGAGGCCTGGCGCCAACACGGTTTCACCGGCGACGGCGGGGCCTGA
- a CDS encoding anti-sigma factor domain-containing protein: MVNDTPGVARLLQLTGESEQAAFAALYDATAPRVYGLARTVFASEDHAASATTAAYQQVWEQAPHFQYSFGPEHSDEAARNRTVAAWVETLSHETFVELAASGNYGERSATRAVLDATADLPELASLTDAQRHALGLAWAGARSYREVSEQLNVGVPTLKSRLRDAVQRLNSTYRVKLSGQNVEHSDDPLLARPVTPDVAARTGQAPSFSESIEADLQNGLLTELAPLKALDAITSAESVALDSHATGQGTGAIESWRERVNLTERTITWAFRGLAAEPPSWLLDDILSQLPEQNVGMGFMEDFEEEEVADQPRSPWARWLFLGLGAILVIALILAVVRMAVGSNPVATVDGADDLFATDVIEMVDGGTVQGNVSESEDLGYLSFEEVPALPEDQRYQVWLYQEAGGSPRSLGLYTAEELLDDDATIRNVSDYAQAWVSIEPASGSEAPTSETQAQIPLRPQVSQGPQYGGTG, from the coding sequence ATGGTTAATGACACCCCGGGCGTCGCCCGACTCCTGCAGCTCACCGGCGAATCGGAACAAGCAGCCTTCGCCGCGCTCTACGATGCCACGGCCCCACGCGTGTACGGACTGGCCCGCACCGTCTTCGCCTCGGAAGACCACGCCGCCAGCGCCACCACGGCTGCCTACCAGCAGGTCTGGGAGCAGGCACCGCACTTCCAATACTCCTTCGGCCCCGAGCACTCGGACGAAGCAGCGCGGAATCGCACTGTCGCCGCCTGGGTGGAGACCCTCAGCCATGAGACCTTCGTCGAGCTTGCCGCTTCCGGGAACTACGGCGAACGTTCCGCAACCCGGGCCGTGCTCGACGCCACCGCCGACCTGCCCGAACTCGCCTCCCTCACCGACGCCCAGCGTCACGCCCTCGGCCTAGCCTGGGCCGGGGCCCGGTCCTACCGCGAGGTCTCCGAACAGCTCAACGTCGGGGTGCCCACCCTGAAGTCCCGGTTGCGCGACGCCGTGCAGCGACTGAACTCCACCTACCGCGTCAAGCTCTCCGGGCAGAACGTCGAGCACAGCGATGACCCACTCCTGGCTCGCCCCGTCACCCCCGACGTCGCGGCCCGTACCGGCCAGGCTCCCAGTTTCAGCGAAAGCATCGAGGCCGACCTCCAGAACGGGCTGCTCACCGAGCTGGCCCCGCTGAAAGCCCTGGACGCGATCACCTCCGCCGAGTCCGTCGCCCTGGACTCTCACGCCACCGGCCAGGGCACCGGTGCCATCGAATCCTGGCGGGAACGAGTCAACCTCACCGAGCGCACCATCACCTGGGCGTTCCGGGGGCTCGCCGCCGAACCGCCGTCCTGGCTGCTGGACGACATCCTGAGCCAGCTGCCGGAGCAAAACGTTGGCATGGGCTTCATGGAAGATTTCGAAGAGGAAGAGGTCGCCGACCAGCCCCGTTCACCCTGGGCCCGCTGGCTGTTCCTCGGCCTCGGTGCCATCCTGGTCATCGCCCTCATCCTGGCCGTGGTTCGCATGGCCGTGGGGTCTAACCCGGTGGCCACGGTGGACGGCGCCGACGATCTTTTCGCTACCGATGTCATCGAGATGGTCGACGGCGGGACCGTGCAGGGCAACGTGTCCGAGTCCGAGGATCTCGGCTACCTGTCCTTCGAGGAGGTCCCGGCTCTGCCCGAAGATCAGCGCTACCAGGTGTGGCTCTACCAAGAGGCCGGCGGTTCGCCTCGCTCTCTGGGCCTGTACACGGCCGAAGAGCTCCTCGACGACGACGCCACCATCCGCAATGTCAGCGATTACGCCCAGGCGTGGGTGAGCATCGAGCCGGCCAGCGGGTCCGAAGCCCCAACCTCCGAAACCCAGGCGCAGATTCCGCTGCGCCCGCAGGTCAGCCAGGGTCCGCAGTACGGCGGCACCGGCTAA
- a CDS encoding PIG-L deacetylase family protein, translating to MRIPVNITTPATDAAVPMPSSGRHDVEQLTSAPILTPVQLVSELKLKTVLAIAAHPDDLDFGAAATLAGLTSAGVNVVYAVLTGGDAGGFDPTQRESMASIRQEEQRQAAHQVGVERVEFFDFKDGDVQVTHEVMREIVRLMREVRPELVLTSHPERDWSRLQRSHPDHLACGEAVARASYPAVENPFAYPELAEAGLEAFKLRWLMLMGGPASRSNVTVDVTGTAQRKISALNEHASQHPDPTAMRRFVLKAMEALHPDDGRFGEAFHLVEVNAADTISGF from the coding sequence GTGCGCATTCCCGTTAACATCACCACCCCCGCTACCGACGCTGCCGTTCCCATGCCTTCCTCGGGCCGTCATGATGTTGAGCAGCTGACCTCGGCTCCGATCCTGACCCCCGTGCAGCTGGTCAGTGAACTGAAGCTGAAAACGGTGCTGGCGATTGCCGCCCACCCTGATGATCTTGATTTTGGCGCCGCCGCGACGCTGGCTGGGCTGACCTCGGCCGGAGTGAACGTGGTGTATGCGGTGCTCACCGGGGGAGACGCCGGTGGCTTCGATCCGACGCAGCGCGAATCGATGGCGTCGATCCGCCAGGAAGAACAGCGCCAAGCAGCCCACCAGGTGGGTGTGGAGCGCGTCGAGTTTTTCGATTTCAAAGACGGGGACGTCCAGGTCACCCATGAGGTCATGCGCGAGATCGTCCGGTTGATGCGCGAGGTGCGCCCCGAGCTGGTGCTGACCTCGCACCCGGAACGTGACTGGTCGCGACTGCAGCGCTCCCATCCGGACCACCTGGCCTGCGGCGAGGCGGTCGCGCGGGCCTCCTACCCGGCGGTAGAGAACCCCTTCGCCTACCCCGAGCTCGCCGAGGCCGGGCTGGAAGCGTTCAAGCTGCGCTGGCTGATGCTCATGGGCGGACCAGCCTCACGGAGCAACGTGACCGTGGACGTGACGGGAACGGCTCAGCGGAAGATCAGCGCTCTGAATGAGCACGCCTCACAGCACCCGGACCCGACGGCGATGCGGAGGTTCGTGCTGAAAGCCATGGAAGCGCTGCACCCGGACGATGGCCGTTTTGGTGAAGCGTTCCACCTGGTGGAGGTCAACGCCGCGGATACTATCTCTGGGTTCTAG
- a CDS encoding S1C family serine protease, with translation MSYQRPEDDSSDQTQPLPGPVPERPAQPPLSATQTIPPQKAQDARAAEQKEQAPRQRRFGMGTLIACTLVAGLIGGGSAAGISAAITAQNSNQVEQQGSSGTGTGIEVNRSEDATVVTQAAAKASPSVVTLSVSSGQSAGSGSGVILDEEGHILTNTHVVTLGGAVADPSISVQTSDGNVYSAEIVGTDPQSDLAVVKINADDLQPIEMGSSSDLNVGDQTIAIGAPLGLSGTVTDGIVSQLDRTISVASSAVPDSQESEGEGGQGGGSEFEFRVPGLEQQSSQGSIYINVIQSDAAINPGNSGGALLDNQGRLIGINVAIASAGSSGTSDSSGNIGVGFAIPVDYAQRIADEIIANGEATHAMLGVQVTPEPAQPQGGEESESVSTQITGTPTFSAGARVQNVVEGSPAEEAGIQEGDLITAVDGRAVGDASDLTATIREYPAGGTAILTVNRDDEEEEIEVTLGDGADQS, from the coding sequence ATGTCGTACCAGAGACCCGAGGATGATTCATCCGATCAGACCCAGCCGCTTCCGGGACCGGTCCCCGAGCGGCCGGCCCAGCCGCCACTGAGCGCGACCCAGACGATCCCCCCTCAGAAGGCTCAGGATGCGAGGGCGGCGGAGCAGAAAGAGCAGGCTCCTCGTCAGCGTCGATTCGGCATGGGAACCTTGATCGCTTGCACCCTGGTGGCCGGACTCATTGGCGGAGGATCTGCCGCGGGAATCTCGGCGGCCATCACCGCTCAGAACAGCAATCAGGTAGAACAGCAGGGATCCAGTGGCACCGGCACCGGTATTGAGGTCAACCGCTCCGAGGATGCCACCGTGGTGACCCAGGCAGCAGCGAAGGCGTCACCCTCGGTTGTGACTCTTTCCGTTTCTTCCGGTCAGAGCGCCGGCTCGGGCTCTGGGGTCATCTTGGATGAAGAAGGACACATTCTCACCAACACCCACGTGGTGACCTTGGGCGGGGCGGTCGCCGATCCATCGATCAGCGTGCAGACCTCGGACGGCAACGTGTACTCCGCTGAGATTGTTGGTACCGATCCGCAGTCTGATCTTGCCGTCGTGAAAATCAACGCAGATGATCTTCAGCCTATCGAAATGGGGTCATCTTCGGATTTGAACGTGGGAGATCAGACGATCGCGATCGGTGCACCCCTGGGATTGTCCGGCACGGTGACGGACGGCATTGTTTCGCAACTTGACCGGACGATCTCCGTGGCATCGTCGGCGGTACCGGATTCTCAAGAATCCGAAGGCGAAGGCGGCCAGGGCGGCGGCAGCGAATTTGAGTTCCGGGTGCCCGGCTTGGAGCAACAGAGCTCTCAGGGATCGATCTACATCAACGTTATTCAGTCGGATGCGGCGATCAACCCAGGCAACTCGGGCGGCGCCCTGCTCGATAACCAGGGACGACTGATCGGCATCAACGTGGCGATCGCCTCGGCCGGGTCCAGCGGCACCAGTGATTCCTCCGGAAACATCGGAGTGGGCTTCGCGATCCCCGTGGACTACGCTCAACGAATTGCCGATGAGATCATTGCCAACGGCGAAGCCACCCACGCCATGCTTGGTGTGCAGGTCACCCCTGAACCGGCCCAACCCCAGGGTGGCGAAGAATCCGAATCGGTTTCCACCCAGATAACCGGTACCCCCACCTTCTCGGCAGGAGCACGCGTGCAAAACGTGGTCGAGGGATCCCCCGCGGAAGAGGCGGGCATCCAAGAAGGAGATTTGATTACCGCCGTGGACGGCCGTGCCGTGGGTGACGCATCGGACCTCACCGCCACCATCCGTGAGTACCCGGCCGGCGGCACCGCGATTCTGACAGTGAACCGTGACGATGAAGAAGAAGAAATCGAGGTGACACTCGGCGACGGAGCCGACCAGTCGTAG
- a CDS encoding TPM domain-containing protein codes for MHAISSLLSVPTRWLSGAALSAGILGLGVSSAAATPPIDLEPGQFVADSASALSEEERSEIEEGLSELLSEHAQRLTLIFVDEFTDTSGTAMDPGAWVDAVGEQNVMGAQDTIFAVATEAREYNFTSGNSTIESVQDDIEQDYLIPALNDFQSSGWGSVGLSAIEAVADAADGSVSGSAVSGGSVAPWLGAAAVVAGVGGAAWFITQRRTKNRFGHSSPHGAAGAAPGGNHRSVSPTEPADPLDRLSIEELRAEADSMLIAADDAIRGSEQEMGFAMAAYGEDSVTTFKEDIAEAKKHMMASFRLQNQLDDEIPDTEEEQRRWLKEIISRCNDVDESLSAHQDEFDELRSLETKAPAAVAELREDAEKLTQPVAEAESTLAKLKESYTPEALAEVTSNVVDAKERLEFVTTVLNKAEEALAEGDTATAALAVRAGEDAEEQVRTLTAAIAKTGPRLEQMMSNVHQGVQQCEQDLAEAQALLKQGAHSELAGPVARMQQVLQDVEAAMQQPLKDPASLLRELEEAHRSLDAPLDRVRDRRDQTRRAEQALQQALHQAQAKIEGTQEFISARRGGIGSAARSKLAEADRTLHEATQHASADPIQALNLANRASQLADRASQLAQNDVSGWNNNNQVGGGSNGIGGAVLGGILIDSMLRGSRSGYRGSSWGGRSSGGFGGFGGGGRGRSGGFGGSGRSGGFGGGGRGRSGRF; via the coding sequence ATGCATGCTATCTCCTCGTTGCTCTCCGTTCCCACACGATGGCTCAGCGGCGCGGCACTTTCCGCTGGAATACTCGGCTTAGGAGTCAGCTCGGCTGCGGCAACGCCACCGATAGATCTGGAGCCCGGCCAATTCGTTGCAGATTCCGCCTCAGCCCTGAGCGAAGAGGAGCGCTCCGAGATCGAAGAGGGGCTTTCTGAGCTGCTCAGTGAGCACGCCCAACGCCTCACCTTGATCTTCGTGGACGAGTTCACCGATACATCTGGCACCGCCATGGATCCCGGTGCATGGGTGGATGCGGTCGGCGAACAGAACGTGATGGGAGCCCAAGACACGATCTTCGCGGTCGCGACCGAAGCACGCGAATACAACTTCACCTCGGGCAACTCCACCATCGAATCGGTGCAGGATGACATCGAGCAGGATTATCTGATTCCGGCGTTGAACGATTTCCAATCGTCAGGGTGGGGCTCCGTGGGCCTGAGCGCCATCGAAGCCGTGGCAGATGCCGCGGATGGTTCGGTGTCCGGATCGGCGGTCTCTGGCGGTTCGGTGGCGCCGTGGTTGGGCGCCGCCGCGGTGGTGGCTGGCGTCGGCGGCGCCGCGTGGTTCATCACCCAGCGTCGCACCAAGAACCGATTCGGTCATTCCTCACCGCATGGTGCCGCTGGCGCCGCTCCCGGCGGGAACCACCGCTCCGTCTCCCCAACTGAGCCCGCGGATCCCCTGGACCGGCTGAGCATCGAAGAACTTCGCGCTGAAGCGGATTCCATGCTCATTGCTGCCGACGACGCGATCCGCGGCTCCGAGCAGGAAATGGGCTTCGCCATGGCCGCCTATGGGGAAGACTCCGTGACCACCTTCAAAGAGGACATTGCTGAAGCCAAAAAGCACATGATGGCGTCCTTCCGGCTACAAAATCAGCTCGATGACGAAATTCCGGACACCGAGGAAGAACAGCGCCGCTGGCTCAAAGAAATCATTTCCCGGTGCAACGATGTCGACGAATCGCTCTCGGCCCACCAGGACGAGTTCGATGAGCTGCGTTCCCTGGAGACCAAAGCTCCAGCAGCCGTAGCAGAACTGCGCGAGGACGCAGAGAAACTCACACAACCCGTGGCCGAGGCGGAAAGCACCTTGGCGAAGCTTAAGGAGTCCTACACGCCCGAGGCTCTGGCCGAAGTCACCTCGAACGTTGTGGACGCCAAAGAACGACTCGAATTCGTGACCACCGTGCTCAACAAGGCCGAGGAGGCACTGGCCGAAGGCGACACCGCCACCGCGGCACTGGCCGTGCGTGCTGGTGAGGACGCCGAGGAACAGGTGCGCACCCTGACCGCCGCGATCGCCAAAACCGGTCCCCGGCTGGAACAGATGATGAGTAATGTCCACCAGGGCGTTCAGCAATGTGAGCAGGACCTTGCCGAGGCACAGGCGCTGCTGAAGCAGGGCGCACACAGCGAACTGGCCGGCCCCGTTGCCCGCATGCAGCAGGTACTGCAGGATGTGGAAGCCGCAATGCAACAGCCGCTCAAGGACCCTGCGTCCTTGTTGCGTGAGCTCGAAGAAGCTCATCGTAGCCTCGATGCTCCACTGGACCGGGTTCGTGATCGTCGCGATCAAACTCGGCGTGCCGAACAAGCACTTCAGCAGGCGCTCCATCAGGCACAAGCCAAGATCGAAGGCACCCAAGAGTTCATCTCGGCTCGCCGAGGTGGCATTGGCTCCGCCGCTCGATCCAAACTTGCCGAAGCAGATCGCACTCTCCACGAGGCCACCCAGCACGCCAGCGCTGACCCGATTCAGGCACTGAACTTGGCCAACCGGGCCAGCCAGTTGGCAGACCGCGCCAGCCAGCTCGCACAGAACGACGTCAGCGGCTGGAATAACAACAACCAGGTCGGTGGCGGCAGCAACGGTATCGGCGGCGCCGTTCTGGGAGGCATCCTGATTGATTCGATGCTCCGAGGCTCACGTTCCGGGTACCGCGGTTCGTCCTGGGGCGGTCGCAGCTCCGGCGGATTCGGCGGATTCGGCGGCGGTGGACGTGGACGTTCCGGTGGCTTCGGCGGTAGCGGACGCTCCGGAGGCTTTGGTGGCGGCGGACGTGGACGCTCCGGCCGCTTCTAA
- a CDS encoding PspA/IM30 family protein translates to MSKQSIFARVSTLARANINAMLDKAEDPQKMLDQMVRDYTNSISEAETAVAQTIGNLRMVQDDYQEDIETAQSWGQKALAASQRADSFRSEGDTASADKFDNLAKVALERQMQAESSAKSAQPTIQSQQEIVDKLKTGLEQMKKKRSELVSKRDELVARAKSAQAQATVHDAIKSIDILDPSSEVNRFEEKVRREEARVRGMNELSASSLDSQFEALEDLGEKTEVEARLAALKAGGASSRPAIEDASEEELFESLETEKDQAKS, encoded by the coding sequence ATGTCTAAGCAGTCCATTTTCGCCCGAGTGTCCACGCTGGCACGAGCCAACATCAACGCCATGCTGGATAAGGCCGAGGATCCGCAGAAGATGCTCGACCAGATGGTCCGGGACTACACGAACAGCATCTCGGAGGCCGAGACAGCCGTGGCACAAACCATCGGCAACCTCCGCATGGTGCAGGACGACTATCAGGAAGACATCGAAACCGCTCAGAGCTGGGGTCAGAAGGCACTGGCTGCCTCGCAGCGTGCCGATTCGTTCCGTTCCGAAGGCGACACCGCGTCGGCTGACAAGTTCGACAACCTGGCCAAGGTGGCTCTGGAGCGCCAGATGCAGGCCGAAAGCTCGGCCAAATCTGCTCAGCCGACTATCCAGTCCCAGCAGGAGATCGTCGACAAGCTGAAGACCGGTCTCGAGCAGATGAAGAAGAAGCGCTCGGAGCTGGTCTCCAAGCGCGATGAACTGGTGGCACGCGCTAAGTCTGCTCAGGCCCAGGCCACCGTGCACGACGCCATCAAGTCGATCGACATCCTGGATCCGTCATCTGAGGTAAACCGCTTCGAGGAGAAGGTGCGCCGCGAAGAGGCACGCGTCCGCGGTATGAATGAGCTGTCCGCCTCGTCGCTGGACTCGCAGTTTGAAGCACTCGAGGATCTGGGCGAGAAGACCGAGGTTGAGGCCCGTCTCGCCGCGCTGAAGGCCGGCGGCGCTTCCTCGCGTCCCGCCATCGAGGATGCTTCCGAGGAAGAGCTCTTCGAGTCTCTCGAAACCGAGAAGGATCAGGCTAAGTCCTGA
- a CDS encoding ATP-binding protein, with translation MTNWRIRDLQATDLDGFLQLWEGYAASGVEPVYSLNEVLASTRADTAVVATAGDDVVGAAVARAAHDQAWVVFIAVAPSWRRRGISGALLGALERRLASQGISQMTILVPDGEEHVGSLRQAGFVDKRHLRYFERAIPIRQEQVLVLRELGGRVLDRNRWDSIGGMQKEKQTLERRLVLPLSDPELSEEFGVVPPRAIVLFGPPGTGKTTFAKGIASRLEWPFVEVFPSRLAASPKGLAGELRETFEKIDELDHAVVFIDEVEEIAVRRGGEPPSPMQGVTNELLKIIPNFREKPGRLLICATNFIRALDPAFLRHGRFDYVIPIGLPDDEARDAIWRGFVPERSKELVDYTALVAATEGFSPADIEFASRSAAQTAFERAVAEGGEALAGGPTQADFEAAIHQTRTTVSAEVAAEFSEDITTLARL, from the coding sequence ATGACGAACTGGCGCATCCGCGATCTTCAGGCCACCGATCTCGACGGGTTCCTTCAGCTCTGGGAGGGATACGCCGCCTCCGGCGTGGAGCCGGTCTATTCGCTGAACGAGGTACTCGCCTCCACCCGCGCCGACACCGCCGTGGTGGCCACCGCCGGCGACGACGTGGTCGGAGCAGCCGTCGCCCGTGCCGCCCACGATCAGGCCTGGGTGGTGTTCATTGCGGTGGCACCGTCATGGAGACGCCGCGGCATCAGTGGCGCTTTGTTGGGGGCTCTCGAACGTCGTCTGGCGTCTCAGGGAATCTCACAGATGACGATCCTCGTCCCGGACGGAGAGGAACACGTAGGTTCGCTGCGGCAGGCCGGTTTCGTCGACAAACGACACCTGCGCTATTTCGAGCGAGCTATTCCGATTCGTCAGGAACAGGTGCTCGTGCTGCGGGAGCTGGGCGGTCGCGTGCTCGATCGCAACCGCTGGGACAGTATCGGCGGGATGCAAAAGGAGAAGCAGACACTCGAGCGTCGGCTGGTGCTGCCTTTGTCTGATCCGGAGCTCTCCGAGGAGTTCGGGGTAGTGCCGCCGCGGGCCATCGTACTGTTCGGCCCTCCCGGCACCGGCAAGACGACCTTTGCGAAGGGCATCGCCTCACGTCTCGAATGGCCGTTTGTCGAGGTGTTCCCCTCGCGGCTGGCAGCATCGCCGAAGGGTCTTGCAGGAGAGTTACGCGAAACTTTCGAGAAGATCGACGAGCTTGACCACGCAGTGGTATTCATCGACGAGGTGGAGGAGATCGCGGTACGCCGCGGCGGCGAACCACCATCACCGATGCAGGGCGTGACGAACGAACTGCTGAAGATCATCCCCAATTTCCGTGAGAAGCCGGGGCGGCTGCTCATCTGCGCCACCAACTTCATCCGTGCCCTGGACCCTGCTTTCCTGCGGCACGGTCGCTTCGACTACGTGATCCCGATCGGCCTGCCAGATGATGAGGCGCGGGACGCCATCTGGCGTGGCTTCGTGCCCGAACGGTCCAAAGAACTAGTCGACTACACCGCGCTCGTCGCGGCAACCGAGGGTTTCTCCCCCGCCGACATCGAGTTCGCTTCACGCAGTGCCGCACAGACCGCTTTTGAACGCGCAGTGGCTGAGGGCGGCGAGGCACTGGCCGGCGGGCCAACCCAAGCGGATTTCGAAGCGGCGATCCATCAGACGCGCACCACGGTCTCAGCCGAGGTTGCTGCGGAATTCTCCGAGGACATCACGACCCTGGCCCGTCTCTAG